Genomic DNA from Candidatus Sulfurimonas marisnigri:
GAAAAATAATGGTTGAAGAGAGCAAAAATGATGATATTTTTTCAATACTAGAAAAAGAGATAATGACATTAATTATAGAAGAAAAAGAGCTATCTCCAGAATATGTAAAAGTTCTTGGAACTCTTAGAAAACTAGAGCGATCATGCGACAGAAGTGTTAATATTGCTAACTTGATGATGTATGCAAAAAAAGGTGGAGAACTTAGTCTTTACAGATAATATTATAACTTTACGAAACAAATTAAGATATTGATTAAAATTTAATCAGCTATCCTTATTTTTATTAAATGTAATTGAGATATACTACTAGCAATTAAATTTCAGGAGAAAATAAATGGGAAAATTTGTTAACAATACAGAAGAGTTTTTTACTTTTTGTGAAGAGAATGATGTTCAATTTGTAGATTTTAGATTTACAGACATTAAAGGTGCATGGCACCATGTTACATATAGAATGAGTGCTGTAAATGCTGGTCAACTTAATGGTGGACTACCATTTGACGGCTCATCTATTGATGCTTGGCAACCAATCAACAAATCAGACATGCTTTTAAAACCTGATGTTGCGTCTGCCTTTTTAGACCCTTTTACTGCTGATCCTACCATTATTGTTTTTTGTGATGTTTATGATATTTACAAAAACCAAGCTTATGAGAGATGTCCACGTTCAATCGCTAAAGCCGCTCTTAAACATGCTGACTCTTTAGGTATCGCTGATGCTGCATACTTTGGTCCGGAAAATGAATTTTTTATGTTTGACAGTGTAACTTTTGTTGATAACATCAATGAAGCTGGTTATAAAGTAGATAGTGAAGAGGGCGAATGGAACTCTAACAATCCATATCCAGAAAATTACAACACAGGTCACAGACCAGGAACTAAGGGTGGTTACTTCCCAGTAGCTCCAACTGATAGTGCTGTTGACATTCGTGCTGAAATGATGCAAGTTCTAGAGCAAGTTGGTCTTGAAGTTATTTTGGGTCACCACGAAGTTGCTCAAGCTCAACATGAAATCGGTATTGTTTTCTCTGATATCATCGGTGCAGCTGACAATGTTCAAAAATACAAATACGTTGTAAAAATGATAGCTCACCTTAATGGTAAGACTGCTACGTTTATGCCTAAACCAATGTTTGGTGACAACGGTAACGGTATGCATGTTCACCAATCACTATGGAAAGATGGTAAAAACCTTTTCTATAAAGAGGGAAATTATGCAAATGTTTCTGAGATGGGTCTTAACTATGTTGGCGGTATCTTTAAACATGCACGTTCAGTTGCAGCGTTTACTAATCCAACTACAAACTCATACAAAAGATTACTACCAGGATTTGAAGCTCCAAGCGTTTTAACTTACTCTTCTCAAAACCGTTCTGCTGCTTGTCGTATCCCTTATGGCGCTGGAGAAATGGCAACTCGTGTTGAGATGAGATTCCCAGATTCTACTGCTTGTCCTTATTTAGCTTTCGCAGTTATGATGATGGCTGGACTTGATGGTATCCAAAACAAAGAGGTTCCAATCGGTCCAATGGATGAGGATTTATATGAGCTTTCTCTTGATGAGATTCGTGAAAAAGGTATTCCTCAAATGCCTCACACACTTCGTGGTTCATTAGAGGCTCTTATTCGTGATAATGAGTTCTTAAAACCTGTATTTACTGATGAGTTTTTAGATGCTTACAGACACTACAGATTTGAAAGAGATGTATGGCCTGATGAAGGTCGTCCAACTGCTTACGAGTTTAAAACAACTTACCAGTGTTAGTCTAAAGCGGGGCAATGCCTCGCTTCTCTTTTTTTCTATTTTCCTTTTTAAAATTTAGTTATAATCACATATTATGAAATCAAATCCTTTTATAAAACCATCAGTTGAAATAAAACGTCGTAAGAATCCACAAGGTGAATATTCACACCTCAAAACTGCCGAACTTCTTGACGCGGTTAGAGAGAGCGCAAACTCTACTTATCGTGCAGACTTAGATATACTCCTAGATATTTTTTTAAAACGATATGATCAACGTCAGCAAGAGTTAGATAATTTAAACAGGGATTTAGAAGCCCGCATTAAAACAGAAGTCAATCTTGGTAAGGTAAACCAAAAACGCTTTGAACAACAAGCAAAAATGGCAGCTATGGGTGAGATGATGGATGCTGTCGCTCACCAATGGAAACAACCACTAAACGCACTCTCAATGATGTCTGACATGTTAAGATATGACTTTGAAAGTGAACTTGTTGACAAAGCTTATATAGATGAGATGACGAACGATACACAGATTCAAATAGAACATATGATTACAACTCTTAATGAGTTTAGAAACTTTTTTAGACCAAGAGAGACAAAAGAGAGTTTTGGTATAAAAAGATGTGTACAATCTGTTATGCTTCTAGTAAATGATGAATTTTTAATAAACAATATAAGCATACATGTAGACAGTGATAAAGAGATAATTATACATGGAATTGAAAATGAGTTTAAACATTTAGTTTTAAATATAATCAATAATGCAAAAGATGCTTTTAATGAGCGGGATACTAAACAAAGAGATATATTTATTACTTTTAATAAAGAAGATGATTTTGTACATGTAGATATTCAAGATACAGCAGGTGGAATTCCATTAAATGTAATCAATGATATATTTAAACCAGAAGTTACTACAAAAGAAGTTGGAAAAGGGACAGGGATAGGTCTGTATATGAGTATGCAGATAGCTCAAAAACTTGGCGGTTCACTCTCTGTAAAAAATATAAATAGTGGTGCCTGTTTTTCACTCCAAATTCCTTTGTAACTGCAAATTCGATATAATTCCAAAATAATAACAATATGTAAGAGTGCTGTTATTAAAATTTCAAGTTAAAGGTTCAATAATGAATCAAGTTCAACCGGGTAAATATCGCCCATATCCGCAAATAGATTTGCCAAATAGAAAATGGCCAACTAAAACCATAACGAATGCTCCGGCATGGTGTAGTGTTGATTTACGTGATGGAAATCAGGCACTAAAAAATCCAATGGACATGAATAAAAAACTTGAACTTTTTGCACTCTTACTAAAACTCGGATTTAAAGAAATTGAAGTTGGATTTCCATCTGCCTCAAAAGTAGAGTTTGACTTTTTACGACGTTTAGTTGATGATAAACTTATCCCTGATGATGTAACAATTCAGGTTTTAGTTCAAGCCAGAGAACATCTTATTGCTAAAACATTTGAGTCTTTAAAAGGTGTTAAAAAAGCAACTGTTCATCTTTATAACTCAACTTCTGTAGCACAACGCAAAATAGTATTTGGAAAAAGCAAAGAAGAGATTATTGCACTTGCTTTAGAGGGTGTTGATTTAGTAAAAAAATATGAAAAAACTCATGATGGAGAAATATTTTTAGAATATTCGCCTGAGAGCTTTACAGGAACAGAATTAGAATTTGCCGCAGAGATTTCAAATGCAGTAACATCTCGCTGGGGTATAAGTGATACTAGAAAAGTTATAATTAACTTACCAGCAAC
This window encodes:
- a CDS encoding sensor histidine kinase gives rise to the protein MKSNPFIKPSVEIKRRKNPQGEYSHLKTAELLDAVRESANSTYRADLDILLDIFLKRYDQRQQELDNLNRDLEARIKTEVNLGKVNQKRFEQQAKMAAMGEMMDAVAHQWKQPLNALSMMSDMLRYDFESELVDKAYIDEMTNDTQIQIEHMITTLNEFRNFFRPRETKESFGIKRCVQSVMLLVNDEFLINNISIHVDSDKEIIIHGIENEFKHLVLNIINNAKDAFNERDTKQRDIFITFNKEDDFVHVDIQDTAGGIPLNVINDIFKPEVTTKEVGKGTGIGLYMSMQIAQKLGGSLSVKNINSGACFSLQIPL
- the glnA gene encoding type I glutamate--ammonia ligase: MGKFVNNTEEFFTFCEENDVQFVDFRFTDIKGAWHHVTYRMSAVNAGQLNGGLPFDGSSIDAWQPINKSDMLLKPDVASAFLDPFTADPTIIVFCDVYDIYKNQAYERCPRSIAKAALKHADSLGIADAAYFGPENEFFMFDSVTFVDNINEAGYKVDSEEGEWNSNNPYPENYNTGHRPGTKGGYFPVAPTDSAVDIRAEMMQVLEQVGLEVILGHHEVAQAQHEIGIVFSDIIGAADNVQKYKYVVKMIAHLNGKTATFMPKPMFGDNGNGMHVHQSLWKDGKNLFYKEGNYANVSEMGLNYVGGIFKHARSVAAFTNPTTNSYKRLLPGFEAPSVLTYSSQNRSAACRIPYGAGEMATRVEMRFPDSTACPYLAFAVMMMAGLDGIQNKEVPIGPMDEDLYELSLDEIREKGIPQMPHTLRGSLEALIRDNEFLKPVFTDEFLDAYRHYRFERDVWPDEGRPTAYEFKTTYQC